One genomic window of Myxocyprinus asiaticus isolate MX2 ecotype Aquarium Trade chromosome 5, UBuf_Myxa_2, whole genome shotgun sequence includes the following:
- the LOC127441391 gene encoding uncharacterized protein KIAA0040 homolog: MKEVILQFFNDIWNLASAKHNQSVYNTVCLVVLLILPLVVLFTSLLVCCHCCCCRHANGCRCCCQKGKTTFTNEKTEKKKKKKNGNQNSEDLWISVKGDPMSNDRLALTVV; the protein is encoded by the coding sequence ATGAAGGAAGTAATTCTGCAGTTTTTCAATGATATATGGAACCTTGCTTCTGCCAAGCACAACCAGAGCGTTTACAACACGGTGTGCCTGGTAGTGCTTTTGATTCTTCCACTGGTTGTCCTCTTCACCTCTCTACTTGTATGCTGTCATTGTTGCTGCTGTCGTCATGCCAATGGATGCCGCTGTTGTTGTCAGAAAGGCAAAACCACATTCACAAACGAAAAAAccgaaaagaagaagaaaaagaaaaatggcaaTCAAAACAGTGAGGACTTGTGGATCTCTGTCAAAGGGGACCCAATGAGTAATGACAGACTAGCACTTACTGTGGTTTAA